The following DNA comes from Dermacentor andersoni chromosome 2, qqDerAnde1_hic_scaffold, whole genome shotgun sequence.
acataggccacgtCCTTAAAAGTTtacaaagcgttttttttttaaaggatttGGCTCTTTCCGGCCTGCGCTCCTGGTTGTGCAGAGGGTGAGTGTTCTTAGGTAATGGTGGGACATGGTATGTGTTTTCTTAACTCTGTGGGAATGTCCCGCTTTGTTCCGAATTGGGTGTTGTATGTAATCCCGAGTGATTTAAGAATGTGTTGCCCCGTCGGAGAACGCGGGAGTCTCTCCAGTTGGGCAATTCTTTGGGCTTCCATGAGCTCTTCAAGAGTATTGGGTACTCCTAGAGCCTCAAACTTTTCGTTTGCGGTCGTAATATGGAGGAATAGAGCCTGCTCGTATGCTCTCCTGATGATGAGGCTAATTTTGCAGCGTTCATAACTCTTTAGCAGCAGGAATGGGGTAGCGTACACTATTCTGCTTATGACAAAAGCCTGTACCAATCTGAGTTGattagggtggttgcttgggctagttggtaattcatgataaaaatGACATACAGCGCAAAGGAAAAGGAcagcgagagacgacatacacagcgctgacttccaacgtTTTATTGCGTTGCCATATCGTGTGTATATGTACAAGAGGGGGcttgcgcagaaaatgaaaggcagtcacaagagGTGTTCCAAGAGCAAGTCACTGTACGAAGAACATGGTTACTTGCAAAAAACGAACGTTACGATTTCTATCTGTTGAGATACGTGACTTCACTAGGATTCAGCGCGATAGAGGGgtcactaacgcacacactacccagttttctgatgaaatcagcttctaTAATTTCCCGGGTGAGGTGTGAGCTGTCTCGTTAAAACTTCCGTATCTTCAGAGGGGCACGCAGCCACAGTCcaggcaatggatgcccaagtggccttgaacagtgttatggacgttgttACAGTGCTCTCCTAAACGATCGTTTAAGCACCTGCCTGCTTGTCCAACATATTTACCGCCGCAAGACAGGGGAATttggtaaaccacattcgttgcgcatgtcacaaaacattttttgtgcccgacagagcaacaactctcacgtgatttaggcgcgtttacacgcttacagagccttgccagcttttccggggctgagaaaaTGAATGATTCCTGCACGCTGCCCAATCTTCTTTAGCCTacgggagacatcatgcacatacggtagcagTGCAAATCTGTGCGTctcaaccggctggttccttgactgagcagGCTCATCACATTTTGTGCacctcagaagctgttccgccATGGCTgaaggccaaagggtagccagcctaagaaaggcgatcaacctgttcagcaagactatgttgcatctcgtgtgagcaagatttattgaggctgttatcGAGGCATAACGTTATCCCTCGTTgaacgagctttgagtgtgcggAGGTAAAGGGTAATAGTGGCTTCTTACTTCGCTTTTTGTTGCAGAATGCAACGATGACTTTGGATTAGTTGGCTTTCAGAATGGTACGTGCAGGTGTTTCTGTTAGCGGCTTTCTTGGATTGCTGACCTTCTATTTGAAATCAACTTTCACTTCATGGAATGAACGAAATTACATACAAAGGAACGGTgtttgtataggatcatgcctggcACCGGCACtaagtgatatttatctagctcatCATGATCGCAATATTCATGGTCACCTAGGTGCGTCCCCTGTTGTCAaggtttgtggacgactacctggtatttattcattgcactgatcacgctttcgagcctgCTGTTTCGGAAGTCTTGGAGATCTTTGAGAAAGAGCTGCAGCCTCTACAACTTACGCATGAGATCCCCATTGATTTCTTGCACTTTCTAGATCTCAGTCTGTGCCTTGCTAACAAACATGTGTTCTGGTGCTTTGAACCGAGAAGAAACGACCAGATAACGCCCTGGATCGCGAGCCATTTTGGCAAACTCTTCGGCCAGCTCTTTGAAGGAGGGACGTGAACCAGCGTCAAGCATCCAGCACTTGATCATGAACATGTAGACATCAATGGTGCAAAATGATGGCTGGTTGAGCCTCTCTCCCTTCTCGAGCAGGTCGGGTACATCGCGCGCAGAAACGTTTTCGTAAGGACGCATACCGTATATCAGTAGCTCCCATACAGTCACGCCGAATGCCCAGACATCACTCTTGCGCGTGAAGATGTGGTGCTGGATGCATTCCAATGCTAGCCATTTGATTGACATCTTGCCGCCAGCTGCCTTGTACTCAAACTCATTGTTGTTGAGCAGCTTAGCCAAACCGAAATCGGTGATCTTCACACAGCCGGGTGTTTGAAGCAAGACATTCCTTAGGGCAAGGTCGCGATGAACCATGCGCTTTTCCTCCAGGTAGGCCATGCCCCGAGCAATCTGGGTGCACCAGTTCAGCAGTGGTTTGGAGCCGATCTTGTCCTGGTTGTTGCGCACATAGTCGAGGAGGCAGCCAAGGGGCATCAGCTGTGTCCCCCCAATCAGCTGTGATGTTAGGCAAACTGCCAGCAGCTTGAGAACATTCGGGTGGTCCACACTCGCCATTATGTACGCCTCTTCCAAAAACTCCTTGTTTGTGTTAGGTGCCGTGTCCTCGCGAAGAACTTTGATGGCAACAGTAATTCTCATATTTTCACCCTCGGGCACCCAAGCTTTGTTATGCCATCCGGACACGGAGCGGAGTGCGTTCGTAGACCGTGTATGGCCTCATTGACTTCCGCTTCCGTGATCGGTTCGTCGATTATTGGGTTTCGATCTCGCATGTATGCGGGTAAGGGCATTTTGGAATGGTTTCCGATGTATAGATTCTCGAGTTCGTTTATTAGGTCTGTGTGTGATCCCGGGTAATTAGATTGTTTTGACAAGATTATGCCTCTGCGTAGTTTTACTGTTCTTGGCATCGAGTAGACATCTAAGTATGCGCCATGTTTTGGCCATGCCTATTTGTGCTTCTATCACTTGCCCTGTGCCAGCAATTTTGGCGGGTTAGCTGGTGAGCATAGCCTTCAATTCAAGattctcaacaaaaaaaaaatattcatacgACGATTCGAACTTGCAACTATGGCACCGAGCATCCAACATAGATGTCAAATAATCCCGTAAGCGGCGAGCGAAGTCCAGCCCAGAGGGCCCCACATGCCCAAGAGGTCCTTCGATTTAGCCGCTTGGCTGATCGTCATAGGTTGCACAATAGTGTCGTTCTCAGTGGTCTTAACATCGTGGTTCAGGAATCTCGCGCACGCATGCTGCCATGAACGCGCCTAGGtacgatatattttcggcgaacttgaacagcacttaaaatgTCGGTGAAAACGAAAAGGAAGAAAGTGGAGAAAggtttcagcgcttaccgagaaGTCCTGAGCCGCGCATACGCGGAGATGCACCCGTCCGCTTATTGTCGTATCTGCCTGCCGCTGGCCATCGTTTGCATATATACCGAAACTTTTGCTCCCGAGTAAATACGAGTGGCAAGACGGGCCGCCGCCAGAACAATATGGCTGAGCCGCGCGTAAAGCAGGCGACCTTGACTGCGCCTAGGCGTATTCGACCTCTTTCCTACACAGGAGGTTAATGACATGGGCCTCAAATTTGATATTTTGTCGGACGGTTTTCCTGGCTTAGTATATAATTACCACTCCCTCCTCCCCTTGTTTTGGAATTACTCCTTATTCCCATGCGGTGGTTATACATTCCAGCACAGCCACCTGACGATTACCTGACAAGTTTATCAACATTGCGTACGTGATTCCACCTGCTCCGGAGGTAGTGTTCCTTTTAAAACTCTGCAAGGCTGCATGTAACTCCCGAAAGGAAAAAGGCGAGTTGACGCCTTgggcattgtcatttccgtaatCAACGTAATCTAGCAAGGAACGATTGTCGCTATCGAGTGGAAAAGAGTGTGCAAAAATTTTGCAGCTAGCACTTCTGCATTTCTATTCTCCAACATTTACAGTTTAGTTACCACACGTCTTGGTTTTTCCTGGCCTAGAAGGGTCACTATTTGCCAAACCTTCGCAGTATGCAGCGGTCCATTAAGGTGATTAGATTTGAAGCCACTTCTCGGTTAATTTCTGGCCATAATGTTGCACTTCTATTGAGATTTTGTGTAatgccttgattttttttttccccatttccttagttttctttttgtacagAGTTAACGTCGTCTACCCAAGTATCTGTGTCATCCCCTAGGTGTCTGTAATAGTTGGAGTTCGGATTTCGTCCCATTTGGTAAACTTTCTTTTACTAAAATTTATGTCCGTGGTTTGTCCTCTTTTCAATACAAGCTGCGTTGCAAGGGTATAATGATCGCTACCAGAGTTTTCTAGGCTGCTCTCCCATATAGCATACATACGTCCTCTGAGCCCGGGTTACCTGTGTCGATGCTATTGCCCGTTCTAGTAGCAATCGCGATATTGTTTAATAGAGCAGCTTGTACACTGTTCATAACGGATTCCAACTTCTTGCCATTCGGTGCCGTCCAGTCAAGCTTAACAGTCAAGCTTTACTTGGACTGATTAAGTCTCCTGCTAATAGGGTATTTTTTAGGCCCTTTGTGTTTTTGAGCCAGTGAATGTTATTTGGCTTGTTAGGAAGCCAGTACGAATTTATAAATATTTCCTGCGTGCACTTGTTACTCTGCATAGCCTCCTACCGTGTCCAGCTGTAATTGCGCTAAGTAATTCGTAACTTAAATTGCGGTCATGCCTGGTGTATTATTGTTATTTGTTACCCTCCTACATTTCCTTTTAATTCTAGGTTGATGAAATAGCACAGGTCCAGTGAAAGAAGTCCTGATCGAAGATTGGCATAACATCTTTCTATGAAAAATGGCAAACACTGGCTTTTTCCCAGTGCCATGACAAGTGCTCTTGCTAAGGGACAGCAGTCTGAAGTTTTTTTCCGGGTTGTCAGGCGAGACCCCAATCGCTCAGCCAGTGAACACAAGGCGAAGCAAGAGCGCGGGGCTGAGATGATCCTTTTATTGTCGCCTAGATGCGAGACGGATAGAGCATGATGCGCACCCGCCGTCCCATGGCGGCTGCGGGGAGGTTGCGTCGGAACTTGGCACGCACAATGCCACTGTTACCGTGAGCACGTGTCACTTTGCCCCAGATGGCCCGCACCTTGGAGTACTGCTTCTTGCGGCCAGGCACCCGTGTCTTGCTGCGAGGGGGACAAACAAGAATGAGCAAAGTCGTAAACATGTGTACTACATTGCGTAAGGACACTAGTCTAGGTACGCTAACTATATATAGCGACCTAACCTTCTGACTGACCGAGTAGATTTAATGTTTTAAGaggggacatgggttgtggagattattacctgcatcttatggccaaatctgatgaaagtatacaagcttacttagtttctcgtgctgatttcaaatatgcaacaatctttcttgtaggttcattagttcgggagattgacggtgctgccactctattgtttccggagacaatggaaaaaaaactgctGAGCAGAAattgaatattattgcatagctagatactataatgtgcaataactgcaatgctgcaaaaagttttcaaatgaaattttaattagccattctgcaggtgatcaaaattctttcctcgacctaaggctaccacaccaaaagaaaattcataaaatggaaatatacatacgcacaaatttgaaattctgctctcagcactttgtaatatgtagattaggctttctgctaaagaaagaattagtgctctagctgttctagatcatgagatatcacttcgacagtctaatgaagtgacccaaaaacatgttttgagaaaagtgagaaaacgtgcaaaaccctactttatttacaaatttacagctgtaacagctcagtaggcaccaggcatgtagtcctgccGACTCCCAGCCccggtgtgccgctttttgagggactggcgcaaattttctgatgctttgcatttcttggctgatgctgtcatttgacgcctatctttctcggccatgagggtgcgactttgctcgctcggatttagacatagttctttcattatgtcctttgaggCCCTTGCCTTTGCACACAAcgatgttcccagtatgacccacgttcagttcggcgtaaagttcgcgaaccgaccgcgcgcagtcgctcgtcagattacgcgccgcgcgatcggccgctggcgtcaacttcgtcttcacgaagctctggcacgttttcgtgtgaagagcccgacggctgatgcccatcaacgagacaaacgtcattgagcgcggtctgtcggttctccgttgcctgcatggctcgcgtagccaaaacgttcacagcaaagggtttcattcgttcagcactgtgaacgcgcggcgagctccacaccgacgcaatctctccacaatttgcgcacataaaacgcagcttcacagcgagtccgtattcccgctcgtctcggacgatttataaggcaccactgcagatgttgcagttcgcaaatgttaataaagtgttcacggcactcaaatccgcaatcgtaaacgtagtcccatcaggcgggcgaagtgcatcgtcggtactgtcacccacactcgcgtttcctctccgtcgctggagcggaagacaactccgatagctttgctttggctttcgcttcctcctccttccgcttggagggttgccggtagatcgtatcttgccgtacgcgagcgctgggtcgaagggtcaacggcaggcggacttgtcacagtatccgcagcagccgatccggtcgttaggcctgccgttgctgcatcgacgatttcggcatcggtcgctgaggttgtggcgtcctgagcgttttgcagtgttgagcagcgtttttcgaagttttcgatgagtgtccgtcccactttttgcgcaccaaacttgtgccgcgttcgaaatttgcgttccgtttcagatatcgcgttgacactggggcaagatggcgcacctcagtgcgcggctccaagcgcggagcagacgatggccatgcagttccgccaatcgggaggcaagctcaagtcacgtgcaccgagtgacgaataggagggcgttctagtacctttctttgccgcgcattttataagtggccaatggctgaatggggcccgttctggcgggaatttgaagggaaaagtcgcctctttcaaatgagaccaagatgtccgcgctagcacacgtggaagagcaggcgcgcgtttcggaaaatatgccgtttcagcgcaagttccgcctgaaattcagctagtacatgtcgtataaggcgtcactgcggctaaaatactgatgttatcggtatgaaattaacaatatagatgcaataatagctgtacatcccaaaaatgcaagaaaaaaaatcgagtttttttcgcgatttttggtcgccacaacccgtgtccccccttaagacaGCACCAGTGATaatttatttggggggggggaaagaaaaaCCAGATTTGTGCGACCTTAGAGAATCGCAGCTTAATTTCTGGCGAATCTGTTTCTTCCAAGTAGTTGCACTAAGAATTTCAGTTGTCTGTAATTAAACCACATACATTAAAATGTTGCCCACATCAATTTATCCGCATATAACGCT
Coding sequences within:
- the LOC126539793 gene encoding epidermal growth factor receptor-like, translated to MRITVAIKVLREDTAPNTNKEFLEEAYIMASVDHPNVLKLLAVCLTSQLIGGTQLMPLGCLLDYVRNNQDKIGSKPLLNWCTQIARGMAYLEEKRMVHRDLALRNVLLQTPGCVKITDFGLAKLLNNNEFEYKAAGGKMSIKWLALECIQHHIFTRKSDVWAFGVTVWELLIYGMRPYENVSARDVPDLLEKGERLNQPSFCTIDVYMFMIKCWMLDAGSRPSFKELAEEFAKMARDPGRYLVVSSRFKAPEHMFVSKAQTEI